The proteins below come from a single Parageobacillus thermoglucosidasius genomic window:
- the aroA gene encoding 3-phosphoshikimate 1-carboxyvinyltransferase, which translates to MQKLRTNVSALQGTLNVPGDKSISHRAVMLGAIANGTTTIANFLPGEDCLSTIDCFRKMRVSIEQNGSDVVVEGKGLNGLKEPTDILHVGNSGTTARLLLGILAGCPFHSCLIGDESIAKRPMGRVTKPLKMMGAHIDGREQGNYTPLSIRGGELQPIHYESPVASAQVKSAILLAGLATEGTTAVTEPHRSRDHTERMIRLFGGDVTVDGRTVSVTGPQQLTGTNIYVPGDISSAAFFLVAGAIVPNSEITLKNVGLNPTRTGIIDVLQQMGADITIENVRNEQTEPFGDITVRTSNLTAVEIGGALIPRLIDEIPVIALLATQAEGTTVIKDAGELKVKETNRIDTVVTELRKLGANIEATGDGMIIHGKAALTAKEAVVDSHGDHRIGMMLAIAACITQGTVHLKRPEAVAVSYPSFFDHLHSLM; encoded by the coding sequence GTGCAGAAGTTGCGAACGAATGTTTCGGCATTGCAAGGAACGCTCAATGTTCCGGGCGACAAATCGATTTCCCATCGCGCTGTGATGCTTGGGGCGATCGCCAACGGGACGACAACGATTGCCAATTTTTTGCCGGGCGAAGATTGTTTAAGTACGATTGATTGTTTTCGCAAAATGAGAGTATCGATTGAGCAAAACGGAAGCGATGTTGTTGTGGAAGGAAAGGGATTAAACGGACTTAAGGAGCCGACTGATATTTTGCATGTCGGTAATTCCGGGACAACAGCACGGCTGTTGCTTGGCATTTTGGCGGGCTGCCCGTTTCATTCTTGCTTAATTGGCGACGAATCGATCGCCAAGCGGCCGATGGGCAGGGTGACAAAACCGCTGAAAATGATGGGCGCGCATATTGACGGCCGCGAGCAAGGAAACTATACCCCATTATCGATTCGCGGCGGCGAACTTCAGCCGATTCATTACGAATCTCCCGTTGCGAGCGCGCAAGTGAAATCGGCGATTTTGCTGGCAGGATTGGCGACTGAGGGCACTACGGCAGTAACGGAACCGCACCGTTCTCGCGATCATACGGAGCGGATGATCCGGTTATTTGGCGGGGACGTCACTGTGGACGGCCGCACGGTTTCCGTGACCGGGCCGCAGCAGCTAACAGGCACCAATATATATGTTCCGGGAGATATCTCATCGGCGGCCTTTTTCTTAGTGGCTGGCGCGATTGTGCCAAACAGTGAGATTACGTTAAAAAACGTCGGCCTTAATCCGACAAGAACAGGGATTATTGATGTATTGCAGCAAATGGGCGCGGACATCACGATCGAGAACGTCCGCAATGAGCAGACAGAGCCGTTTGGCGACATTACCGTCCGCACCTCGAATTTAACAGCGGTAGAAATTGGCGGGGCGCTCATTCCGCGGTTAATTGACGAAATTCCGGTCATCGCCTTGCTTGCGACACAGGCGGAAGGCACAACCGTTATTAAAGATGCTGGCGAATTAAAAGTGAAGGAAACGAACCGAATCGATACGGTCGTGACTGAATTGCGAAAACTTGGCGCCAATATTGAAGCGACAGGCGATGGCATGATCATTCATGGAAAAGCGGCGTTAACGGCAAAGGAAGCGGTCGTTGACAGCCATGGGGATCACCGCATTGGCATGATGCTGGCGATCGCTGCCTGCATTACGCAAGGAACTGTCCATCTAAAGCGCCCAGAAGCGGTCGCCGTTTCTTACCCGTCGTTTTTTGATCATCTTCATTCCTTAATGTAA
- the aroH gene encoding chorismate mutase, which translates to MIRGIRGAITVERNEAEEIVNATETLLKEMIRANDVAASDVSFVLISVTEDITAAFPAQALRRLEGWTYVPVMCMREIPVPHSLPRCIRVMMTVHTAKKQEEISHVYLRDAVALRPDLLTKKTENNMIKSKSDK; encoded by the coding sequence ATGATCCGCGGGATTCGCGGTGCGATTACTGTTGAGCGCAATGAAGCGGAGGAAATTGTCAACGCAACGGAAACATTGCTGAAAGAAATGATCCGTGCCAATGACGTAGCGGCAAGCGATGTGTCGTTCGTGCTTATCTCTGTTACTGAAGATATTACAGCGGCGTTTCCGGCGCAAGCGCTGCGCCGTTTAGAAGGATGGACATACGTTCCGGTTATGTGTATGCGGGAAATTCCTGTTCCCCATTCACTGCCGCGTTGCATACGGGTGATGATGACCGTCCATACCGCGAAAAAACAAGAGGAAATTTCTCACGTTTATTTGCGGGATGCTGTGGCATTGCGACCGGATTTGTTGACAAAAAAAACAGAAAATAATATGATAAAAAGCAAAAGTGATAAGTGA
- the trpD gene encoding anthranilate phosphoribosyltransferase → MFKQLLGKCAEGYKLTEDEAYEAMTAIMSGEATASQIASFLSILRLRGETVDELTGLVKAMRDQMMTLDYEEDVIDTCGTGGDEAATFNISTAAAIVVSSLGVKVAKHGNRAVSSKSGSADVLEALHIDIQATPEEAKQALKTKGLTFLFAPLYHSAMKYAALPRKEIGFRTVFNLIGPLANPARCKRQVIGVYSTSYAEKLAETLHRLGSEHVLFVTGKDGLDECSISAETDIVELKNGEIRRFVLAPEQYGLKRGKLEHIQVRTVQQSAELLKAVMEGKANESATNIVILNAGVALYAAGKAATIGEGVEMAKEAVMTKKAYEQFERLRMKEVEKYA, encoded by the coding sequence ATGTTTAAACAACTTCTTGGCAAATGTGCCGAAGGATATAAGTTGACAGAAGATGAAGCGTATGAAGCGATGACGGCAATCATGTCCGGAGAAGCAACGGCTAGTCAAATTGCCAGTTTCTTATCGATTTTGCGGCTGCGCGGGGAAACGGTTGACGAACTGACAGGGTTGGTGAAAGCGATGCGCGATCAGATGATGACGCTCGATTATGAAGAAGACGTGATCGACACGTGCGGAACGGGCGGAGACGAAGCAGCGACGTTTAACATTTCTACCGCGGCGGCGATCGTCGTGTCGTCGCTTGGCGTCAAAGTAGCCAAACACGGCAATCGCGCAGTTTCTTCGAAAAGCGGAAGCGCGGACGTGTTAGAAGCGCTTCACATCGATATTCAAGCGACGCCGGAAGAAGCGAAACAAGCGTTAAAGACGAAAGGACTGACTTTTTTATTCGCGCCGCTTTACCATTCAGCGATGAAATATGCCGCGTTACCGCGCAAAGAAATTGGTTTTCGCACCGTCTTCAATTTAATCGGCCCGCTGGCGAACCCGGCGCGGTGCAAGCGGCAAGTAATCGGCGTTTATTCTACCAGCTATGCGGAAAAACTCGCGGAAACTCTTCACCGGCTCGGTTCGGAACATGTTTTATTTGTTACGGGAAAAGATGGGCTGGATGAATGCAGCATTTCGGCGGAAACAGACATTGTCGAATTGAAAAATGGAGAAATTCGCCGTTTCGTTCTTGCACCGGAACAATATGGGCTCAAGCGGGGAAAATTAGAACATATTCAAGTTCGCACCGTGCAACAAAGCGCCGAATTGCTAAAGGCGGTCATGGAAGGAAAAGCGAACGAAAGCGCGACAAATATCGTCATCCTTAACGCTGGCGTCGCGCTATATGCAGCAGGAAAAGCAGCGACGATTGGCGAAGGGGTCGAAATGGCAAAAGAAGCGGTGATGACAAAGAAAGCTTATGAGCAATTTGAGCGGTTGCGGATGAAAGAGGTTGAAAAATATGCTTGA
- the trpB gene encoding tryptophan synthase subunit beta, which yields MYNVPNENGRFGDFGGKFVPETLMIPLEEMEEELDKALADDAFKAEYMRILQEYSGRPTPLTFAPNLTKKLNGAKIYLKREDLNHTGAHKINNAIGQALLAKRMGKKKIIAETGAGQHGVAAATVAAHFGMECIVFMGEEDIKRQELNVFRMKLLGAEVVPVYSGNRTLKDATNEAIRYWVQHCDNHFYMIGSVVGPHPYPKMVREFQRIIGDEAKQQFLEREGKLPDMIVACVGGGSNAMGMFYPFLEDDVTLVGVEAAGKGIDTPYHAATITKGTKGVIHGSMTYLLQDEYGQIIEPYSVSAGLDYPGVGPEHAYLASIGRVRYESVTDAEAIEAFQLLSREEGIIPAIESAHALAKAVQLAKTMRNDQTVLVCLSGRGDKDVQTMMNYLKGGNDVAIANRH from the coding sequence ATGTATAACGTTCCAAACGAAAACGGCAGATTTGGCGATTTTGGCGGAAAATTCGTTCCCGAAACGTTAATGATTCCGCTCGAAGAAATGGAGGAAGAGCTCGACAAGGCGCTCGCCGATGATGCGTTTAAAGCGGAATATATGCGAATTTTGCAAGAGTATTCCGGCCGGCCGACGCCGCTTACGTTTGCGCCTAATTTAACGAAAAAACTAAATGGCGCAAAAATTTACTTGAAACGGGAAGATTTAAACCACACCGGCGCCCATAAAATCAATAATGCGATCGGACAGGCACTGCTCGCTAAACGGATGGGAAAGAAAAAAATCATTGCCGAAACGGGAGCAGGGCAGCACGGTGTTGCCGCGGCGACGGTAGCAGCTCACTTCGGAATGGAATGCATCGTATTTATGGGGGAAGAAGATATCAAACGGCAGGAATTGAACGTATTCCGGATGAAATTATTGGGAGCCGAAGTTGTTCCCGTTTACAGCGGCAACCGCACATTGAAAGACGCGACAAATGAAGCGATTCGCTATTGGGTGCAACATTGTGATAACCATTTCTATATGATCGGTTCTGTTGTCGGCCCGCATCCGTATCCAAAAATGGTGCGTGAATTTCAGCGGATTATCGGTGATGAGGCGAAACAGCAATTCCTTGAGCGGGAAGGAAAGCTGCCGGATATGATCGTCGCGTGTGTGGGCGGCGGAAGCAATGCGATGGGCATGTTTTATCCGTTTTTGGAAGATGATGTGACGCTTGTCGGCGTGGAAGCGGCCGGAAAAGGAATCGACACGCCGTATCATGCCGCAACGATCACAAAAGGAACAAAAGGGGTCATTCATGGGTCGATGACGTATTTGTTGCAAGATGAGTACGGGCAAATTATTGAACCGTATTCCGTTTCGGCAGGCCTTGATTATCCTGGGGTTGGACCGGAGCACGCTTATTTGGCCAGCATCGGCCGCGTTCGTTACGAAAGCGTTACGGATGCCGAAGCGATCGAGGCGTTCCAACTGCTGTCAAGGGAAGAAGGGATCATTCCGGCGATCGAGTCAGCGCATGCTTTGGCGAAGGCGGTTCAGCTTGCGAAAACGATGCGAAACGATCAAACGGTGCTCGTTTGCTTATCAGGCCGCGGCGATAAAGATGTGCAGACAATGATGAATTACTTAAAAGGGGGAAATGATGTTGCCATTGCTAACCGTCACTAA
- the trpC gene encoding indole-3-glycerol phosphate synthase TrpC, translating to MLEQIIATKRKEVEALILPEPLRNVQRRSLSAALKKPNRFIGLIAEVKKASPSKGLIRPDFHPAAIAKAYEKAGADAISVLTDERYFQGHRSYLSDVKQAVQLPVLRKDFIIHRMQIEESVRIGADAILLIGEALPAKTLYELYQEARDKGLECLVEVHQRETLESILDIFTPEIIGINNRNLHTFVTTLETTSKVIPFVPDGSVIVSESGIAASADLQAVKTYGANAVLVGEALMRKDNVEAAIYELFQEVGTIGRPS from the coding sequence ATGCTTGAACAAATTATCGCAACGAAACGCAAAGAAGTAGAAGCGCTCATATTGCCGGAGCCGCTGCGAAACGTGCAGCGCCGTTCGCTATCAGCAGCGTTGAAGAAGCCAAACCGCTTTATCGGCCTTATCGCTGAAGTGAAGAAGGCTTCCCCATCCAAAGGGTTGATTCGTCCCGATTTTCATCCTGCGGCGATCGCGAAAGCGTACGAAAAAGCGGGAGCGGATGCGATCAGCGTATTGACGGATGAACGGTATTTCCAAGGGCATCGCAGTTATTTGAGCGATGTGAAACAAGCGGTGCAGCTTCCGGTTTTGCGCAAAGATTTTATTATCCATCGGATGCAAATTGAAGAGAGTGTGCGAATCGGAGCGGATGCGATTTTATTAATCGGCGAGGCGCTGCCGGCAAAAACGTTGTATGAGCTATATCAGGAGGCGCGCGACAAAGGGTTGGAATGTTTAGTGGAAGTGCATCAGCGCGAAACATTGGAAAGCATTTTAGATATTTTTACGCCGGAAATTATCGGTATTAACAACCGCAATTTGCATACGTTTGTCACCACGTTGGAAACGACAAGCAAAGTCATCCCGTTCGTGCCAGATGGCAGCGTGATCGTCAGCGAAAGCGGCATCGCTGCTTCTGCCGATTTGCAAGCGGTGAAAACGTATGGCGCAAACGCGGTGCTTGTCGGGGAAGCGCTGATGCGAAAGGATAATGTCGAAGCCGCGATTTACGAGCTATTCCAGGAGGTGGGTACGATTGGCCGTCCGTCTTAA
- the trpE gene encoding anthranilate synthase component I: MKNCTITTFLEDATHFLTIPIVRRFFADVFEPLKIFENLQEEPVFLLESKDEPSPWARYSFIGISPFLTIESETGRSFSVMDEHGKEILKASSLKEAFLFIEKRLCVKRLTDDIPFVGGAVGFLGYDFISAIEKVPMHSNRDIPMKTGYFTFCESLIVFDHYKREIVFIHYVRLSDKDSEETKKKKYEEGIKRIETLMKKAVSGREEPLLLLRGDDEETSVSFQNVISNYDKVSFMRDVEKIKNYIVRGDIFQAVLSQRFTVPVQASGFQIYRMLRHINPSPYMFYFRVGNIEIVGSSPEKLIQVYHRHMEIHPIAGTRRRGRSVEEDERLQQELYDDPKERAEHYMLVDLARNDIGKVAEYGTVKTPVLMEIGKFSHVMHLISKVTGVLKEEIHPIDALLAAFPAGTVSGAPKVRAMQILQELEPTARNLYAGTIAYIGFDGNIDSCIAIRTAIVKDGYAYVQAGAGIVADSVPELEWKETRNKASALIKAIERAEQLFVKGENMYV, translated from the coding sequence TTGAAAAACTGCACGATCACCACTTTTTTAGAAGATGCGACCCATTTCCTGACGATTCCGATTGTGCGCCGCTTTTTTGCGGACGTGTTCGAGCCGCTGAAAATCTTTGAAAATTTGCAAGAGGAACCAGTATTTTTGCTTGAAAGCAAAGATGAGCCATCGCCGTGGGCGCGTTATTCCTTTATTGGCATATCGCCTTTTTTGACGATTGAAAGCGAAACAGGCCGTTCATTTTCAGTAATGGATGAGCATGGCAAAGAAATCTTAAAAGCTTCTTCGCTCAAAGAAGCGTTTTTGTTTATCGAAAAACGGTTGTGCGTGAAGCGGCTTACCGATGACATTCCATTCGTTGGCGGCGCAGTCGGCTTTTTAGGGTATGATTTTATTTCCGCAATCGAAAAAGTCCCAATGCATTCCAATCGCGATATTCCGATGAAAACAGGCTATTTTACGTTTTGCGAATCGCTGATCGTATTTGACCATTATAAGCGGGAGATTGTGTTTATTCATTATGTCCGCTTGTCCGACAAGGACAGTGAGGAAACGAAAAAGAAAAAATATGAAGAAGGAATCAAGCGGATAGAAACGTTAATGAAAAAGGCGGTGAGCGGACGGGAAGAGCCGCTGTTATTGCTTCGCGGCGACGATGAAGAAACGAGCGTTTCCTTTCAAAACGTTATATCCAATTATGACAAAGTGTCATTTATGAGGGATGTTGAAAAAATCAAAAACTATATCGTGCGCGGCGATATTTTTCAGGCCGTATTGTCACAGCGGTTTACCGTTCCCGTTCAAGCAAGCGGTTTTCAAATATATCGCATGTTGCGCCATATTAACCCGTCGCCATATATGTTTTATTTTCGCGTCGGCAATATAGAAATTGTCGGGAGTTCCCCAGAAAAGCTCATTCAAGTTTATCACCGCCATATGGAAATCCATCCGATCGCCGGGACGAGAAGACGGGGGCGGTCGGTGGAAGAAGACGAGCGCCTGCAACAGGAGCTTTACGATGATCCGAAAGAAAGAGCAGAACATTACATGCTGGTCGATTTAGCGCGCAATGACATCGGAAAAGTCGCGGAATATGGCACAGTCAAGACGCCGGTGTTAATGGAAATCGGAAAATTTTCTCATGTGATGCATCTGATTTCGAAAGTAACCGGTGTGCTAAAAGAAGAGATTCACCCGATTGACGCTCTGCTGGCCGCATTTCCGGCAGGAACGGTAAGCGGGGCGCCGAAAGTAAGGGCAATGCAAATTTTGCAGGAGCTAGAGCCGACGGCGAGAAATTTATACGCCGGCACGATTGCCTATATCGGTTTTGATGGCAATATTGATTCATGCATCGCGATTCGGACGGCGATTGTCAAAGACGGTTATGCTTATGTGCAAGCGGGCGCGGGGATTGTCGCCGATTCCGTTCCTGAATTGGAATGGAAGGAAACGCGCAATAAAGCGAGCGCCTTAATAAAAGCGATTGAACGTGCCGAGCAACTGTTTGTGAAAGGGGAGAATATGTATGTTTAA
- the hisC gene encoding histidinol-phosphate transaminase, with amino-acid sequence MEVKTQLRGLPPYQPGKSVEEVKRQYGLADIIKLASNENPYGCSPAAKEAIMKQLDRLAIYPDGYARLLREKVAAHLGVNETQLIFGNGSDEVVQIICRAFLSPDTNTVMAAPTFPQYRHNAVIEGAEIREIPLADGRHDLEAMLNAIDEQTRVVWICNPNNPTGTYVNERELTSFLERVPSHVLVVLDEAYYEYATADDYPQTVPLLCQYENLMILRTFSKAYGLAALRVGYGIASETIVRDIEPAREPFNTSSIAQAAAVAALDDQDFIRDCVEKNRQGLQMFYRFCEENGLRYYPSQTNFVLIDFGIEGNEVFQYLLERGIIVRSGNALGFPTAVRITVGTREQNERVIAALTQMLKAKQLV; translated from the coding sequence ATGGAAGTGAAAACACAGTTGCGGGGGCTTCCCCCTTACCAACCGGGAAAATCCGTTGAAGAAGTGAAACGGCAGTATGGGCTTGCCGATATTATCAAATTAGCGTCCAATGAAAATCCATACGGATGTTCGCCTGCGGCGAAGGAAGCCATCATGAAACAATTGGACCGTCTCGCCATTTACCCGGATGGGTACGCGCGCCTGCTTCGGGAAAAAGTTGCCGCACATCTTGGGGTAAACGAAACGCAGCTTATTTTCGGCAACGGTTCCGATGAAGTTGTGCAAATTATTTGCCGCGCGTTTTTGTCGCCGGATACAAACACGGTGATGGCGGCGCCGACATTTCCGCAATATCGCCATAATGCGGTGATTGAAGGGGCGGAAATCCGTGAAATTCCGCTTGCAGATGGGCGCCATGATTTAGAAGCGATGCTGAATGCGATCGATGAGCAAACGCGCGTCGTTTGGATATGCAATCCGAACAACCCGACGGGAACGTACGTGAATGAACGGGAGTTAACTTCCTTTCTTGAGCGTGTTCCTAGCCATGTTCTTGTCGTGCTGGATGAAGCGTATTACGAATATGCGACAGCGGATGATTATCCGCAAACCGTTCCGCTTCTTTGCCAATATGAAAATTTGATGATTTTACGCACGTTTTCGAAAGCGTACGGTTTAGCGGCGCTCCGGGTTGGATACGGCATTGCCAGCGAAACGATTGTCCGCGATATCGAACCGGCGCGCGAACCGTTTAATACATCCAGCATCGCGCAAGCGGCCGCTGTTGCTGCGTTGGACGATCAAGATTTTATTCGCGACTGTGTGGAAAAAAACCGACAAGGATTACAAATGTTTTATCGTTTTTGCGAGGAAAACGGGTTGCGCTATTATCCGTCGCAAACCAATTTCGTGTTGATCGATTTTGGCATTGAGGGGAATGAAGTTTTTCAATATTTGCTAGAACGCGGGATCATTGTCCGCTCTGGAAATGCGCTCGGCTTTCCGACGGCCGTTCGCATTACGGTCGGCACGCGCGAGCAAAATGAACGGGTGATTGCCGCATTGACGCAGATGTTGAAAGCAAAGCAGCTTGTATAG
- a CDS encoding phosphoribosylanthranilate isomerase — MAVRLKYCGNRTASDLQKSVESKADYVGLIFAESKRKVEVETVKQWLQSISLGDKLLVGVFVNAPLAKIIGAASQLPLAVIQCHGNETAGYIAKIKEATGLAVWKAIHHDEGALAKMKQYAGVADGYVVDSRVSGAWGGTGISFDWKNVPVYLEEAARQAAPCFIAGGITPENVEKLLSYRPYGIDISSGIEENGEKSIKKMKEIEKKVANYV; from the coding sequence TTGGCCGTCCGTCTTAAATATTGCGGTAATCGCACCGCTTCCGATTTACAAAAAAGCGTCGAAAGCAAAGCGGATTACGTTGGGTTGATTTTTGCGGAAAGCAAACGAAAAGTGGAAGTGGAGACGGTAAAACAATGGCTCCAGTCGATTTCCCTTGGCGATAAACTGCTTGTCGGCGTGTTTGTCAACGCGCCGCTTGCGAAAATCATCGGCGCGGCGTCACAGCTTCCGCTCGCGGTGATCCAATGCCACGGCAATGAGACGGCCGGGTATATCGCGAAAATAAAAGAAGCGACAGGCCTTGCCGTGTGGAAAGCGATTCATCACGATGAGGGCGCGCTCGCGAAGATGAAACAATATGCCGGCGTTGCCGATGGATATGTCGTGGATAGCCGAGTAAGCGGAGCGTGGGGCGGGACGGGAATTTCATTTGACTGGAAGAATGTCCCGGTTTATTTGGAGGAAGCCGCGCGGCAAGCGGCGCCTTGTTTCATCGCCGGCGGAATCACGCCGGAAAATGTAGAAAAGCTGCTGTCATACCGCCCTTACGGCATTGACATTAGCAGCGGCATTGAAGAAAACGGGGAAAAAAGCATAAAAAAAATGAAAGAAATCGAAAAGAAGGTGGCGAACTATGTATAA
- the trpA gene encoding tryptophan synthase subunit alpha: MLPLLTVTKPMFIPFIVAGDPRPDITVELALALQEAGADILELGVPYSDPLADGPIIQRAAARALRQQMTLQKAIELIPAMRKKGVKIPIIIFTYYNPVLQLGKESFFALAQKNGASGVLIPDLPFEESAPVRKLGEAAGIPLISLVAPTSKKRIAMIASNAQGFVYCVSSLGVTGVRDTLPETLHEFLAEVKRHSRVPVVVGFGISKSEQVSMLKHYCDGVVIGSALVQKIEQLSDRLQTPEKKEEALAEFRRYARSLTAPLNETVQ; encoded by the coding sequence ATGTTGCCATTGCTAACCGTCACTAAGCCGATGTTTATCCCGTTTATTGTTGCCGGAGATCCCCGCCCGGATATAACAGTTGAGCTTGCCTTGGCGCTTCAAGAGGCGGGAGCCGATATTTTGGAATTGGGCGTGCCGTATTCCGATCCGTTAGCGGATGGCCCGATTATTCAACGGGCCGCGGCAAGAGCGTTGCGCCAGCAGATGACGCTGCAAAAAGCGATCGAATTAATCCCTGCAATGCGAAAAAAAGGCGTAAAAATTCCGATTATTATCTTTACGTATTACAATCCTGTGTTACAATTAGGAAAAGAATCCTTTTTTGCTTTAGCGCAAAAAAATGGAGCGAGCGGCGTTTTAATTCCGGATTTGCCTTTTGAAGAAAGCGCCCCGGTTCGCAAGCTTGGCGAAGCGGCGGGAATCCCGCTGATTTCGCTCGTGGCGCCGACATCGAAAAAGCGCATTGCAATGATCGCTTCCAATGCGCAAGGATTTGTATATTGCGTTTCCTCTCTCGGTGTGACCGGCGTGCGTGATACACTGCCGGAAACATTGCACGAATTTTTGGCAGAAGTAAAACGGCATAGCCGTGTTCCTGTCGTCGTTGGATTTGGCATTTCGAAAAGCGAACAAGTAAGCATGCTAAAACATTATTGTGACGGGGTCGTCATCGGCAGCGCGCTCGTCCAAAAAATTGAACAGCTTAGCGACCGCTTGCAAACACCGGAGAAAAAAGAGGAAGCGCTCGCCGAGTTTCGCCGTTACGCTCGCTCGCTGACAGCACCGCTCAATGAAACGGTGCAATAA
- a CDS encoding prephenate dehydrogenase translates to MEGNVFVVGLGLIGGSMALAIKKAHPDAVIIGYDVNENEMKLARTLKVIDEMAPSLEQGMKQADLIILATPVMQTEKILAEMRADVFKENVIVTDVGSTKQRIIKHAEQLGKQGITFIGGHPMAGSHKSGVVAARAHLFENAFYVLTPVNGVAEEEIERLKEWLKGTKAQFVVLSPKEHDRITGVISHFPHIIAASLVHQAERYEKENPLVSRLAAGGFRDITRIASSNPEMWRDIFIHNKEELLALFDSWISEMQKLRSIVEEENSEAIYRYFLQAKQFRDGLPARTKGAIPSFYDLYVDVPDYPGVISEITGYLAKEQISITNIRIIETREEIYGVLRLSFQSEEDRAKAKACIRKHTNYDTYEG, encoded by the coding sequence TTGGAAGGAAATGTTTTTGTCGTTGGGCTTGGCTTAATCGGCGGATCGATGGCGCTGGCGATAAAAAAAGCGCATCCGGATGCCGTTATTATTGGATATGATGTGAATGAAAATGAGATGAAACTTGCCCGCACATTAAAAGTAATTGATGAAATGGCTCCGTCCCTTGAACAAGGGATGAAGCAGGCGGATTTGATCATTTTAGCCACTCCTGTCATGCAGACAGAGAAAATTTTGGCGGAAATGCGCGCCGATGTTTTCAAGGAAAATGTGATTGTAACGGATGTTGGCAGCACAAAGCAGCGGATTATTAAACATGCGGAGCAGTTAGGAAAGCAAGGAATCACGTTTATCGGCGGCCATCCGATGGCAGGTTCGCATAAAAGCGGTGTGGTGGCGGCGCGGGCGCATTTGTTTGAAAACGCCTTTTATGTCTTGACGCCGGTGAATGGCGTGGCGGAAGAGGAGATTGAACGGTTAAAGGAATGGCTGAAAGGGACGAAAGCACAGTTTGTCGTGCTGTCGCCAAAAGAGCATGATCGCATCACCGGGGTGATTAGCCATTTCCCTCATATTATCGCGGCAAGCCTTGTCCACCAAGCGGAGCGGTACGAAAAAGAAAATCCGCTTGTCAGCCGCCTTGCCGCGGGAGGATTTCGCGATATTACGCGCATCGCCTCAAGCAATCCGGAAATGTGGCGCGATATTTTTATACATAATAAGGAGGAGCTGCTGGCGCTTTTTGATAGTTGGATTTCGGAAATGCAGAAGCTCCGTTCGATAGTGGAAGAAGAAAACAGCGAAGCGATTTATCGCTATTTTTTGCAAGCAAAACAGTTTCGCGACGGACTTCCAGCGCGAACAAAAGGAGCTATTCCGTCTTTTTACGACTTATATGTCGATGTTCCTGACTACCCTGGGGTTATTTCCGAAATTACCGGCTATCTTGCGAAAGAACAAATTAGCATTACGAATATCCGGATTATCGAAACGAGAGAAGAAATTTATGGCGTGCTCCGCCTTAGCTTTCAAAGCGAGGAAGACCGGGCAAAAGCGAAAGCGTGCATTCGAAAACATACGAATTATGATACATATGAAGGATAG